From Hydractinia symbiolongicarpus strain clone_291-10 chromosome 12, HSymV2.1, whole genome shotgun sequence, one genomic window encodes:
- the LOC130621416 gene encoding MAM and LDL-receptor class A domain-containing protein 1-like yields the protein MLSNLVLISEKQKSLGTSVIKTDGRLNNSCSHCPGEEWFRVNCDNKEKNYVCGSNGIEYGNECELERERCRTNGHVFKRVCAGDFTFCDFEKDTCGLTGSNWIRRKGNTSKNNGPNVDASGNASRFYYHFEASGLLPFSDHLVSVTVPNPNKSQQGCLKFAYYMHGTHVGALSVRLSAKKKPLRIVWTKFGNQGSVWKQKEISLQNILNSCDTNFFKVRKLL from the exons ATGCTTTCAAATTTGgttttaatatcagaaaagcaaAAATCTCTGGGGACGAGTGTGATCAAAACGG ATGGCAGATTGAACAATTCCTGTTCTCATTGTCCTGGTGAAGAATGGTTTCGTGTAAATTGtgacaacaaagaaaaaaattatgtttgtgGCAGCAATGGCATAGAATATGGAAACGAATGTGAACTGGAACGGGAAAGGTGCAGAACCAATGGACATGTTTTCAAACGTGTTTGTGCAG GAGATTTTACATTCTGCGACTTTGAAAAGGATACTTGCGGTTTAACTGGTTCCAACTGGATACGGCGAAAAGGAAACACTAGCAAAAATAATGGACCAAATGTTGATGCAAGTG GTAATGCATCCAGATTTTATTACCATTTCGAAGCTTCTGGCTTATTGCCATTTTCAGACCATTTAGTTTCTGTAACAGTTCCCAACCCCAATAAAAGCCAGCAGGGATGCTTGAAATTTGCGTATTATATGCATGGGACGCACGTTGGTGCACTATCAGTAAGGTTATCTGCTAAGAAGAAACCACTACGAATAGTgtggacaaaatttggcaaTCAAGGTAGTGTGTGGAAACAAAAGGAAATATCGTTACAAAACATATTGAACTCATGCGACACTAACTTCTTCAAAGTAAGGAAACTATTGTAA